The DNA region TCCCCTGGCATCAGGACGCTGCCGAACAGTATTTCGCGCCAATAAGCCATCTGCCGTGGGCGATGCTGCTGCATTCCGGTCATGCGGATCACCCGCATAGCCGCTTTGATATCGTGGTGGCCGATCCGCTTTGTACGGTGAAAACGCACGGCGAGACCACACAGATTTGCGATGCCCAGGGCTGTCGTCTTACTCATGACGATCCGCTGGCGGTCTTGCAAAATGCGCTGACTGCGCTGAACCTCCAGCCGCCAGTGAACGCCGATTTACCGTTCCAGGGCGGCGCGCTGGGGTTATTCGGCTACGATTTGGGACGCCGCTTCGAAAGCTTGCCCAGTCATGCCCGACAGGATATCGCACTGGCAGACATGGCGATCGGCCTCTACGACTGGGCGCTCATTGTCGACCACCTGCGCCAGACCGTGACCCTGCTCAGTCATTCGAACGTCCAGGACAGGCTCGCCTGGCTGGAAAGCCAGCAACCCTCTGCGCGTGAGCCGTTCAGGTTAACCACAGGCTGGCGCTCGAATATGACGCGTGAGCAGTATGGCGAGAAATTCCGCCAGGTGCAGGCGTATCTGCACAGCGGCGACTGCTATCAGGTCAATCTGGCCCAGCGTTTTCAGGCGTCTTATCACGGCGATGAGTGGTTGGCCTTCGAGCGGCTGAATCGGGCGAACCGTGCCCCGTTCAGCGCCTTTTTACG from Citrobacter amalonaticus Y19 includes:
- the pabB gene encoding aminodeoxychorismate synthase component 1, which translates into the protein MKTLSPAIITLPWHQDAAEQYFAPISHLPWAMLLHSGHADHPHSRFDIVVADPLCTVKTHGETTQICDAQGCRLTHDDPLAVLQNALTALNLQPPVNADLPFQGGALGLFGYDLGRRFESLPSHARQDIALADMAIGLYDWALIVDHLRQTVTLLSHSNVQDRLAWLESQQPSAREPFRLTTGWRSNMTREQYGEKFRQVQAYLHSGDCYQVNLAQRFQASYHGDEWLAFERLNRANRAPFSAFLRLDEGAILSLSPERFILLADGDIQTRPIKGTLPRLPQEEADREQAQKLANSPKDRAENLMIVDLMRNDIGRVAVPGSVKVPELFVVEPFPAVHHLVSTVTARLPPTRHASDLLRAAFPGGSITGAPKVRAMEIIDELEPHRRNAWCGSIGYLSVCGNMDTSITIRTLTAVDGQLYCSAGGGIVADSEEQAEYQETFDKVNRILQQLEN